Proteins co-encoded in one Nicotiana sylvestris chromosome 7, ASM39365v2, whole genome shotgun sequence genomic window:
- the LOC138868130 gene encoding uncharacterized protein: MAAKPFQITVEEFRLYHTIDRALYSLLVVELQRDPLESMQTLALWIWLERTRFNDIIRKILSLPQFSITELADEAITCLKCIEDNRFLLSTDAGEIPLTQSLMAKEFSLLFFHENRDSATSGIRKIVTEVCLKALTDIMEKALKRGSEQTLTESKMAMVAPLAESFLIERIAQLGLGSDASPKRTKGHGVPCEERTMFVTFSKGYPVAEVEIREFFSRIFGDCIECIHMQEVKSHEQALYARIVFVTPAIIDFILNDVPKAKFTINDKHVWMRKFVPKNRNSSLPYMLPQNLPETI; this comes from the coding sequence ATGGCTGCAAAACCTTTTCAAATCACAGTTGAGGAATTCAGACTTTACCATACGATTGACCGAGCACTTTATTCTCTCCTTGTTGTTGAGCTTCAGCGTGATCCTTTGGAGTCAATGCAGACATTGGCATTGTGGATTTGGTTGGAGCGAACACGTTTCAACGATATTATCAGGAAGATCTTGTCCTTACCTCAATTTTCGATTACTGAGCTTGCTGATGAGGCTATAACCTGCCTCAAATGCATTGAGGACAACCGGTTCCTGCTCTCAACTGACGCAGGTGAGATTCCGCTAACTCAAAGTCTCATGGCAAAAGAGTTCTCCCTCCTGTTTTTCCATGAAAATCGGGACAGTGCCACCAGTGGGATTAGGAAGATTGTTACTGAGGTTTGTCTCAAGGCATTGACAGATATCATGGAGAAAGCCTTGAAGAGAGGTTCTGAACAAACTTTGACGGAAAGCAAAATGGCGATGGTGGCACCTCTTGCTGAGTCATTCTTGATAGAAAGAATTGCTCAATTGGGACTTGGGAGTGACGCGTCTCCTAAGAGGACGAAGGGACACGGCGTACCATGTGAAGAACGGACCATGTTTGTTACTTTTTCCAAGGGATACCCTGTTGCTGAAGTTGAAATCAGGGAATTCTTCAGTAGGATTTTTGGAGACTGCATAGAGTGCATTCACATGCAGGAGGTGAAGTCCCATGAACAAGCTCTTTATGCTCGAATTGTGTTTGTTACGCCTGCAATTATAGATTTTATTCTCAATGATGTGCCTAAAGCTAAGTTTACTATCAACGATAAGCATGTGTGGATGCGAAAATTTGTCCCGAAAAATAGAAACTCTTCCCTCCCATACATGCTGCCTCAGAATCTGCCTGAAACTATTTAG
- the LOC104213893 gene encoding protein OXIDATIVE STRESS 3 LIKE 1-like: MSIALERNNTADRQIERSGFVHGMAFIPIYKSADLRVQAKQENEDDRTSSSSSSSSIGRNSDDSPAAGDASSDGDGEEVQSPFKPAGALDNLEALEEVLPIKRGISNFYAGKSKSFTSLADAASCSSLKDMVKPENAFTRKRKNLLAHNNFFDKNRNHFPRNYSGGLYKRPINSRSSLALGATSSCSESNNSSESLNSNPSSPHFSLPPLPPQSRRYSNESSSSPPEQKFSAWRSFSLSDLQGTAASTPSLTGIKE, from the exons ATGTCGATTGCGTTGGAGAGGAATAATACAGCTGATCGTCAGATCGAACGGTCAGGATTCGTGCACGGAATGGCGTTTATTCCGATCTATAAGTCGGCAGATCTTAGGGTTCAGGCGAAgcaggaaaatgaggatgatcgGACCTCTtcctcgtcttcttcttcttcgattgGTAGGAATAGTGATGACTCGCCGGCGGCGGGAGATGCTTCGTCGGACGGCGACGGCGAGGAGGTTCAGAGTCCTTTCAAACCTGCTGGTGCTTTGGATAATTTGGAGGCTTTAGAGGAGGTTTTGCCAATAAA GAGGGGCATATCAAATTTTTACGCTGGAAAATCAAAATCATTTACTAGTCTAGCAGATGCAGCATCATGTTCCTCGCTTAAAGATATGGTCAAGCCAGAGAATGCATTCACTAGGAAACGCAAGAACTTGCTTGCTCACAACAATTTCTTTGACAAGAATCGGAATCACTTCCCAAGAAATTATAGTGGTGGGTTATACAAGAGACCGATAAACTCTAGAAGCTCATTAGCTCTTGGTGCAACCTCAAGCTGCTCTGAGAGCAATAACAGCTCCGAGTCTTTGAACTCAAATCCATCATCACCTCATTTCTCTCTTCCTCCTTTGCCTCCGCAATCAAGAAGATATAGCAATGAGTCATCATCATCACCTCCTGAACAGAAGTTTAGTGCATGGAGGTCTTTCTCCTTATCGGATCTGCAAGGGACTGCTGCTTCAACTCCCAGTCTCACGGGCATAAAGGAATAG